Proteins encoded by one window of Candidatus Zixiibacteriota bacterium:
- a CDS encoding lysophospholipid acyltransferase family protein codes for MANKLKNNIVFFSARILFWLINFLPRFITLFLGELLGMIAYCLIKKERHKTLLNLDRAYGNSLSYHRKKEIARLCFQTFGRAALEDMRMRRYYQTQMRPNIEIVGEENLKKAYQKGKGIVAFTGHIGNFELLAAWVAQSGYKAAVIGRELYDKRLDEMLIANRTAMDIVNIRTDDSPRDILRFLKDNYAIGFLIDTDSFRVGGELTPFFGRLAKTPIGPTQLGLVSGAAFLPIFCLSFPRGKYKIVIGEELTIESRERTRENIYKITGRMTKEIEKIIRRHPDQWIWMHNRWHTRPEVNDLEFLRSLKG; via the coding sequence GTGGCGAATAAACTCAAAAACAATATTGTTTTTTTCAGCGCCCGTATTCTTTTTTGGCTGATAAATTTTCTCCCGCGATTTATAACTCTTTTCCTCGGCGAACTGCTGGGGATGATCGCGTATTGTCTCATCAAAAAAGAACGGCATAAAACACTTCTCAATCTGGATCGAGCATACGGGAATAGCTTAAGCTATCACCGAAAAAAAGAAATCGCCCGGTTATGTTTTCAGACGTTCGGGCGGGCCGCTCTTGAAGATATGCGCATGCGCCGGTATTATCAAACCCAGATGCGGCCCAATATCGAAATCGTCGGGGAAGAGAATCTCAAGAAAGCATATCAGAAAGGAAAAGGCATCGTCGCATTTACCGGGCATATCGGCAATTTCGAGCTTCTTGCCGCCTGGGTGGCGCAGTCAGGTTATAAAGCGGCTGTCATCGGGAGGGAATTATACGATAAACGTCTCGATGAGATGTTGATCGCCAACCGCACGGCCATGGATATCGTAAATATCCGCACTGACGACTCGCCTCGCGATATTTTAAGGTTTCTCAAAGACAATTACGCCATCGGCTTTCTTATTGACACCGATTCGTTTCGCGTCGGCGGGGAGCTGACTCCGTTTTTTGGACGTCTGGCCAAAACTCCCATCGGCCCGACTCAACTGGGCCTTGTATCGGGAGCCGCCTTTTTGCCGATATTCTGTTTGTCGTTCCCGAGAGGCAAATACAAAATCGTCATCGGCGAAGAATTAACAATCGAATCGCGCGAACGGACCCGGGAAAATATTTATAAAATTACCGGCCGCATGACAAAAGAGATCGAGAAAATTATCCGCCGCCACCCTGACCAATGGATCTGGATGCACAACCGCTGGCACACCCGCCCAGAAGTGAATGATCTTGAGTTTTTGAGGTCGCTGAAAGGCTAG